The following proteins are encoded in a genomic region of Vigna radiata var. radiata cultivar VC1973A unplaced genomic scaffold, Vradiata_ver6 scaffold_332, whole genome shotgun sequence:
- the LOC106778442 gene encoding uncharacterized protein LOC106778442 isoform X2, with product MDLVEDMIYSNTYSNFIIKYSTKFNQCNTVVATELSGKWTSKAVFTTKMFCSTLLKDDPTYPSSSHSQSQPHDSLEGVPPYPLYKRLASALLRCIDSGTFCRTGSNLAMGHEFEDSSIQQKQQQWQKLILEKGFEIVNVLKGVSFELHVQEPFFSQLTDGLKTIEGRCASGKYNRIKSGNLILFNKSVVFEVQGVRRYPTFFSMLEAEGLGKVLPGVESGEEGVKVYRRFYTEEQERENGVLAIIVSKFTPQPYDSLASLFCGLSYGGVQGLLGLMQTTGTISDALPPPISTLLASFNFPCSPNENGLTHGARALAKHACRSISSYWGSLNGNDSNKNRLAKDAINRLIAHCCWLNVHTVPPHGVVFEIRVADGYGARWNEDGSKFIGFLEPYMEDGHSKGWKH from the exons ATGGATCTGGTTGAAGATATGATTT ATTCCAATACGTattcaaatttcataattaaatattccACGAAATTCAACCAATGTAATACGGTAGTAGCGACAGAATTGAGCGGAAAATGGACAAGCAAGGCAGTGTTTACGACGAAAATG TTCTGCTCCACTCTTCTCAAAGATGATCCGACATACCCATCATCCTCACACTCACAATCACAACCACATG ATTCTTTGGAAGGAGTGCCACCGTATCCCTTATACAAGCGTCTGGCTTCAGCTCTGTTGAGGTGTATTGATTCTGGAACGTTTTGTAGGACAGGAAGCAATTTAGCCATGGGCCATGAATTTGAAGATTCTTCCATACAGCAGAAACAACAACAGTGGCAAAAATTGATTCTGGAGAAGGGGTTTGAAATAGTAAAT GTTTTGAAGGGTGTTTCCTTTGAACTCCACGTCCAAGAGCCTTTCTTTTCACAGCTAACCG ATGGCCTAAAAACAATTGAAGGGAGGTGTGCTAGTGGGAAGTACAATAG GATTAAATCTGGAAATCTGATTCTCTTTAACAAGTCTGTGGTGTTCGAAGTTCAG GGAGTAAGACGGTATCCAACATTCTTTTCCATGTTAGAGGCAGAAGGCCTTGGAAAGGTTCTTCCAGGAGTTGAAAGTGGGGAAGAAG GTGTAAAAGTCTACCGGAGGTTCTACACAGAGGAGCAGGAACGTGAAAATGGTGTTCTTGCAATTATTGTTTCAAAATTCACCCCTCAACCATACGATTCTTTGGCTAGCTTATTCTGT GGATTAAGCTATGGGGGTGTTCAAGGCCTTCTAGGTCTGATGCAGACCACAGGGACAATTTCTGACGCATTACCTCCGCCAATATCAACTCTGTTAGCCTCTTTTAATTTTCCCTGCAGTCCAAAT GAAAATGGCTTGACTCATGGAGCTCGTGCGTTGGCCAAGCATGCTTGTAGGAGTATCAGTAGTTATTGGGGTTCTCTAAATGGAAACG ATTCTAATAAAAATAGGCTTGCAAAGGATGCCATTAACCGCTTAATAGCACATTGTTGTTGGCTGAATGTGCATACTGTCCCACCGCATGGAGTTGTCTTTGAAATAAGGGTTGCCGATGGATATGGTGCCCGCTGGAATGAAGATGGAAGTAAG tTTATCGGATTTTTAGAGCCTTACATGGAAGATGGTCACTCAAAGGGATGGAAGCACTAG
- the LOC106778442 gene encoding uncharacterized protein LOC106778442 isoform X3, with product MDKQGSVYDENGDRNSFPVKLGDCLEELVRFSLSYRSHHLNLSSQFCSTLLKDDPTYPSSSHSQSQPHDSLEGVPPYPLYKRLASALLRCIDSGTFCRTGSNLAMGHEFEDSSIQQKQQQWQKLILEKGFEIVNVLKGVSFELHVQEPFFSQLTDGLKTIEGRCASGKYNRIKSGNLILFNKSVVFEVQGVRRYPTFFSMLEAEGLGKVLPGVESGEEGVKVYRRFYTEEQERENGVLAIIVSKFTPQPYDSLASLFCGLSYGGVQGLLGLMQTTGTISDALPPPISTLLASFNFPCSPNENGLTHGARALAKHACRSISSYWGSLNGNDSNKNRLAKDAINRLIAHCCWLNVHTVPPHGVVFEIRVADGYGARWNEDGSKFIGFLEPYMEDGHSKGWKH from the exons ATGGACAAGCAAGGCAGTGTTTACGACGAAAATGGTGATCGGAATTCGTTTCCGGTGAAACTGGGTGATTGTTTAGAGGAACTTGTTAGGTTCAGTTTAAGTTATCGCTCTCACCATCTCAATCTTTCTTCCCAGTTCTGCTCCACTCTTCTCAAAGATGATCCGACATACCCATCATCCTCACACTCACAATCACAACCACATG ATTCTTTGGAAGGAGTGCCACCGTATCCCTTATACAAGCGTCTGGCTTCAGCTCTGTTGAGGTGTATTGATTCTGGAACGTTTTGTAGGACAGGAAGCAATTTAGCCATGGGCCATGAATTTGAAGATTCTTCCATACAGCAGAAACAACAACAGTGGCAAAAATTGATTCTGGAGAAGGGGTTTGAAATAGTAAAT GTTTTGAAGGGTGTTTCCTTTGAACTCCACGTCCAAGAGCCTTTCTTTTCACAGCTAACCG ATGGCCTAAAAACAATTGAAGGGAGGTGTGCTAGTGGGAAGTACAATAG GATTAAATCTGGAAATCTGATTCTCTTTAACAAGTCTGTGGTGTTCGAAGTTCAG GGAGTAAGACGGTATCCAACATTCTTTTCCATGTTAGAGGCAGAAGGCCTTGGAAAGGTTCTTCCAGGAGTTGAAAGTGGGGAAGAAG GTGTAAAAGTCTACCGGAGGTTCTACACAGAGGAGCAGGAACGTGAAAATGGTGTTCTTGCAATTATTGTTTCAAAATTCACCCCTCAACCATACGATTCTTTGGCTAGCTTATTCTGT GGATTAAGCTATGGGGGTGTTCAAGGCCTTCTAGGTCTGATGCAGACCACAGGGACAATTTCTGACGCATTACCTCCGCCAATATCAACTCTGTTAGCCTCTTTTAATTTTCCCTGCAGTCCAAAT GAAAATGGCTTGACTCATGGAGCTCGTGCGTTGGCCAAGCATGCTTGTAGGAGTATCAGTAGTTATTGGGGTTCTCTAAATGGAAACG ATTCTAATAAAAATAGGCTTGCAAAGGATGCCATTAACCGCTTAATAGCACATTGTTGTTGGCTGAATGTGCATACTGTCCCACCGCATGGAGTTGTCTTTGAAATAAGGGTTGCCGATGGATATGGTGCCCGCTGGAATGAAGATGGAAGTAAG tTTATCGGATTTTTAGAGCCTTACATGGAAGATGGTCACTCAAAGGGATGGAAGCACTAG
- the LOC106778442 gene encoding uncharacterized protein LOC106778442 isoform X4, with translation MDLVEDMIYSNTYSNFIIKYSTKFNQCNTVVATELSGKWTSKAVFTTKMFCSTLLKDDPTYPSSSHSQSQPHDSLEGVPPYPLYKRLASALLRCIDSGTFCRTGSNLAMGHEFEDSSIQQKQQQWQKLILEKGFEIVNVLKGVSFELHVQEPFFSQLTDGLKTIEGRCASGKYNRIKSGNLILFNKSVVFEVQGVRRYPTFFSMLEAEGLGKVLPGVESGEEGVKVYRRFYTEEQERENGVLAIIVSKFTPQPYDSLASLFCGLSYGGVQGLLGLMQTTGTISDALPPPISTLLASFNFPCSPNENGLTHGARALAKHACRSISSYWGSLNGNDSNKNRLAKDAINRLIAHCCWLNVHTVPPHGVVFEIRVADGYGARWNEDGSKVCGYPLSSGT, from the exons ATGGATCTGGTTGAAGATATGATTT ATTCCAATACGTattcaaatttcataattaaatattccACGAAATTCAACCAATGTAATACGGTAGTAGCGACAGAATTGAGCGGAAAATGGACAAGCAAGGCAGTGTTTACGACGAAAATG TTCTGCTCCACTCTTCTCAAAGATGATCCGACATACCCATCATCCTCACACTCACAATCACAACCACATG ATTCTTTGGAAGGAGTGCCACCGTATCCCTTATACAAGCGTCTGGCTTCAGCTCTGTTGAGGTGTATTGATTCTGGAACGTTTTGTAGGACAGGAAGCAATTTAGCCATGGGCCATGAATTTGAAGATTCTTCCATACAGCAGAAACAACAACAGTGGCAAAAATTGATTCTGGAGAAGGGGTTTGAAATAGTAAAT GTTTTGAAGGGTGTTTCCTTTGAACTCCACGTCCAAGAGCCTTTCTTTTCACAGCTAACCG ATGGCCTAAAAACAATTGAAGGGAGGTGTGCTAGTGGGAAGTACAATAG GATTAAATCTGGAAATCTGATTCTCTTTAACAAGTCTGTGGTGTTCGAAGTTCAG GGAGTAAGACGGTATCCAACATTCTTTTCCATGTTAGAGGCAGAAGGCCTTGGAAAGGTTCTTCCAGGAGTTGAAAGTGGGGAAGAAG GTGTAAAAGTCTACCGGAGGTTCTACACAGAGGAGCAGGAACGTGAAAATGGTGTTCTTGCAATTATTGTTTCAAAATTCACCCCTCAACCATACGATTCTTTGGCTAGCTTATTCTGT GGATTAAGCTATGGGGGTGTTCAAGGCCTTCTAGGTCTGATGCAGACCACAGGGACAATTTCTGACGCATTACCTCCGCCAATATCAACTCTGTTAGCCTCTTTTAATTTTCCCTGCAGTCCAAAT GAAAATGGCTTGACTCATGGAGCTCGTGCGTTGGCCAAGCATGCTTGTAGGAGTATCAGTAGTTATTGGGGTTCTCTAAATGGAAACG ATTCTAATAAAAATAGGCTTGCAAAGGATGCCATTAACCGCTTAATAGCACATTGTTGTTGGCTGAATGTGCATACTGTCCCACCGCATGGAGTTGTCTTTGAAATAAGGGTTGCCGATGGATATGGTGCCCGCTGGAATGAAGATGGAAGTAAGGTGTGTGGATACCCACTAAGTTCTGGTACTTAA
- the LOC106778453 gene encoding protein SHORT-ROOT → MHLSPYTTTPKKPSTHSNSHHHHNNHHHHHHSNNIVDEAAALDNNNMHRSNQSHTSTSRSSDSSEPNEDGKWAPKLLRECAKAISERDSTKTHHLLWMLNELASPYGDCDQKLASYFLQALFCRATDSGERCYKTLSSVAEKNHSFDSARRLILKFQEVSPWTTFGHVASNGAILEALEGEPKLHIIDLSNTLCTQWPTLLEALATRNDETPHLKLTVVALAGSVMKEVGQRMEKFARLMGVPFEFNVINGLRDLTKEGLEVQEDEAIAVNCVGALRRVEVEERENLIRVFKSLGPKVVTVVEEEADFCSSREDFVKCFEECLKFYSLYFEMLEESFPPTSNERLMLERECSRSIVRVLACCGGGGGGGDDNIEDDGEEFDCCERRERGTQWCERLRNAFSPVGFSDDVVDDVKALLKRYQPGWSLVVSQGDDHLSGIYLTWKEEPVVWASAWKP, encoded by the coding sequence ATGCACTTAAGTCCTTACACTACCACTCCAAAGAAGCCATCAACACACTCCAAcagccaccaccaccacaacaaccaccaccaccaccaccatagcAACAACATTGTTGATGAAGCTGCAGCGTTAGATAACAACAACATGCATCGGAGCAACCAGAGCCACACATCCACAAGTCGTTCTTCGGACTCCAGTGAGCCGAATGAAGATGGCAAATGGGCACCTAAGCTTCTGAGAGAGTGTGCAAAAGCAATATCAGAGAGAGACTCGACGAAAACGCACCATCTTTTGTGGATGCTTAACGAGCTTGCTTCGCCCTACGGTGACTGCGATCAAAAGCTCGCGTCTTACTTCTTGCAAGCCTTGTTCTGCAGAGCCACCGACTCCGGTGAGAGATGCTACAAGACGCTCTCCTCCGTGGCGGAGAAGAACCACTCGTTCGATTCCGCCAGGAGGTTGATTCTAAAGTTTCAAGAGGTGAGCCCTTGGACCACGTTTGGACACGTGGCCTCCAACGGGGCCATCTTGGAGGCCTTGGAGGGAGAGCCCAAACTCCACATCATCGATCTCAGTAACACGCTTTGCACGCAGTGGCCTACTTTGTTGGAGGCTTTGGCCACGCGAAACGACGAAACGCCGCACCTGAAACTCACCGTGGTGGCGCTTGCGGGGTCGGTGATGAAGGAGGTTGGTCAACGGATGGAGAAGTTCGCGAGGCTGATGGGCGTGCCCTTTGAATTCAACGTGATCAATGGCCTGAGGGATCTCACAAAAGAAGGCCTGGAGGTTCAGGAGGACGAAGCCATCGCCGTGAACTGCGTTGGGGCGTTGAGAAGAGTGGAGGTCGAAGAGAGGGAAAACTTGATTCGCGTGTTCAAGTCTCTGGGTCCTAAAGTGGTGACCGTTGTGGAGGAAGAAGCCGATTTTTGCAGCTCCAGGGAGGATTTCGTGAAGTGCTTCGAGGAGTGTCTGAAGTTCTACTCTCTCTACTTCGAGATGCTGGAGGAGAGTTTTCCCCCGACCAGCAACGAGAGGTTGATGTTGGAGAGGGAGTGTTCAAGAAGCATAGTTAGGGTTTTGGCATgctgtggtggtggtggtggtggtggtgatgataACATAGAAGACGATGGAGAAGAGTTTGATTGTTGTGAGAGGAGGGAGAGAGGAACACAGTGGTGTGAGAGGCTGAGGAATGCTTTTTCGCCTGTTGGTTTCAGCGATGATGTGGTTGATGATGTTAAAGCATTGCTGAAGAGATACCAACCAGGTTGGTCACTTGTGGTGTCTCAGGGTGATGATCATCTCTCAGGGATTTACTTGACATGGAAGGAGGAACCAGTGGTTTGGGCTTCAGCATGGAAACCCTAg
- the LOC106778462 gene encoding uncharacterized protein LOC106778462 → MVKVSSTNTLVSVIVVVALIFPEVASQALSPSDSVADNVSDTIRQSDNTIRVDPLDHFEKYRGGFNITNKHYWSSVIFTGVYGYAIGVLCLLCGIVYGSFLAMTLVCQRNDRRVKKVLPCNYKSCGLSIPLAILLTTFAIVATGLVLAGSARFHSEAKTAVNIIIKTANEASETIQNTTGALKGMESNFMEANVTAETSVNLDSTTEKLDDASANIEKQARKNRRLINKGLKLVFVTTTVIISMNLVAVIALSVSGVLRLRRALYMLVILCWLLTVVCWLLFGVFFFLEKFSGDACTALDNFQENPYNNSLSSLLPCDELLSAKSVLSDVSAGIYDLVNKVNANISAMQASSDVNLVHVCNPFSAPPKYLYQPENCPANTIRIGDIPKALKPFTCPNAIDGSCDNLYYITGSQYTRVEAYTNSIQDVLNVYPSVEHLLECQLVKEAFSQVLVNHCKPLKKYAEMVWLGMLFLAVIMVLLIVLWTVKTRHEHRYNLSDGSVEPHFAPTKVLESGTVKEIEI, encoded by the exons ATGGTCAAAGTTAGCAGCACCAACACGCTGGTATCTGTTATAGTTGTTGTAGCCTTGATTTTCCCAGAAGTAGCATCACAAGCCCTCTCACCAAGTGATTCTGTTGCAG ATAATGTGTCAGATACCATTAGACAATCGGATAATACCATTAGAGTGGACCCTTTAGATCATTTCGAAAAATACAGAGGAGGGTTTAACATCACCAACAAGCACTATTGGAGT TCGGTGATCTTCACTGGAGTATATGGATATGCAATTGGGGTGCTCTGCCTTTTGTGTGGAATTGTGTATGGAAGCTTTTTGGCAATGACATTGGTTTGCCAAAGAAATGACAGAAGGGTTAAGAAGGTCCTTCCTTGTAATTACAAGAGCTGTGGTCTTTCAATTCCTTTGGCTATATTACTCACTACTTTTGCTAT AGTTGCAACTGGGCTAGTTCTTGCTGGGAGTGCAAGATTCCATTCTGAAGCTAAGACTGCTGTTAATATTATAATCAAGACAGCGAATGAGGCATCAGAAACGATTCAAAACACAACAGGAGCTTTAAAAGGCATGGAAAGTAACTTTATGGAAGCCAATGTCACTGCTGAGACATCCGTAAATCTTGACTCCACTACTGAGAAACTTGATGATGCATCTGCAAACATTGAAAAGCAAGCCAGAAAGAATAGGCGCCTTATTAACAAGGGCTTGAAACTAGT TTTTGTAACTACCACAGTGATTATAAGCATGAACTTGGTTGCTGTAATAGCTCTATCAG TTTCTGGAGTACTGAGGTTACGGCGGGCACTATACAT GCTTGTCATATTATGCTGGTTGTTGACAGTGGTATGCTGGCTACTCTTTGgggtttttttcttcttagaaAA ATTTTCCGGTGATGCATGCACAGCTCTTGACAACTTTCAAGAAAATCCCTATAACAACAGCCTAAGCTCACTCCTCCCCTGTGATGAATTGCTCTCGGCAAAATCAGTTCTATCTGATGTTAGTGCGGGGATCTACGACCTTGTTAACAAG GTGAATGCAAACATATCAGCCATGCAGGCATCATCAGATGTGAATCTTGTTCATGTTTGCAACCCTTTCTCAGCTCCACCAAAGTACTTATACCAGCCAGAGAACTGCCCTGCTAACACTATAAGAATAGGAGACATTCCAAAG GCATTGAAACCATTTACTTGTCCGAATGCCATTGATGGAAGCTGTGacaatttgtattatataaCCGGCAGCCAATACACGAGAGTTGAGGCTTATACAAATTCAATTCAGGACGTGCTGAATGTGTATCCTAGTGTGGAACACTTGTTGGAATGCCAGCTAGTAAAAGAAGCATTCTCCCAAGTCCTTGTCAATCACTGCAAGCCTTTGAAGAAATATGCTGAGATGGTATGGCTAGGAATGCTGTTTCTTGCAGTGATCATGGTGTTGCTGATTGTGCTCTGGACTGTAAAAACTCGTCATGAGCATCGTTATAATCTTTCAGATGGTTCTGTGGAGCCTCATTTTGCACCAACCAAAGTCTTGGAATCAGGAACAGTTAAAGAGATTGAGATTTGA
- the LOC106778442 gene encoding uncharacterized protein LOC106778442 isoform X1 encodes MDLVEDMIYSNTYSNFIIKYSTKFNQCNTVVATELSGKWTSKAVFTTKMFCSTLLKDDPTYPSSSHSQSQPHDSLEGVPPYPLYKRLASALLRCIDSGTFCRTGSNLAMGHEFEDSSIQQKQQQWQKLILEKGFEIVNVLKGVSFELHVQEPFFSQLTDGLKTIEGRCASGKYNRIKSGNLILFNKSVVFEVQGVRRYPTFFSMLEAEGLGKVLPGVESGEEGVKVYRRFYTEEQERENGVLAIIVSKFTPQPYDSLASLFCGLSYGGVQGLLGLMQTTGTISDALPPPISTLLASFNFPCSPNENGLTHGARALAKHACRSISSYWGSLNGNDSNKNRLAKDAINRLIAHCCWLNVHTVPPHGVVFEIRVADGYGARWNEDGSKVCGYPLSSVYRIFRALHGRWSLKGMEALVMLARPQQLQLCN; translated from the exons ATGGATCTGGTTGAAGATATGATTT ATTCCAATACGTattcaaatttcataattaaatattccACGAAATTCAACCAATGTAATACGGTAGTAGCGACAGAATTGAGCGGAAAATGGACAAGCAAGGCAGTGTTTACGACGAAAATG TTCTGCTCCACTCTTCTCAAAGATGATCCGACATACCCATCATCCTCACACTCACAATCACAACCACATG ATTCTTTGGAAGGAGTGCCACCGTATCCCTTATACAAGCGTCTGGCTTCAGCTCTGTTGAGGTGTATTGATTCTGGAACGTTTTGTAGGACAGGAAGCAATTTAGCCATGGGCCATGAATTTGAAGATTCTTCCATACAGCAGAAACAACAACAGTGGCAAAAATTGATTCTGGAGAAGGGGTTTGAAATAGTAAAT GTTTTGAAGGGTGTTTCCTTTGAACTCCACGTCCAAGAGCCTTTCTTTTCACAGCTAACCG ATGGCCTAAAAACAATTGAAGGGAGGTGTGCTAGTGGGAAGTACAATAG GATTAAATCTGGAAATCTGATTCTCTTTAACAAGTCTGTGGTGTTCGAAGTTCAG GGAGTAAGACGGTATCCAACATTCTTTTCCATGTTAGAGGCAGAAGGCCTTGGAAAGGTTCTTCCAGGAGTTGAAAGTGGGGAAGAAG GTGTAAAAGTCTACCGGAGGTTCTACACAGAGGAGCAGGAACGTGAAAATGGTGTTCTTGCAATTATTGTTTCAAAATTCACCCCTCAACCATACGATTCTTTGGCTAGCTTATTCTGT GGATTAAGCTATGGGGGTGTTCAAGGCCTTCTAGGTCTGATGCAGACCACAGGGACAATTTCTGACGCATTACCTCCGCCAATATCAACTCTGTTAGCCTCTTTTAATTTTCCCTGCAGTCCAAAT GAAAATGGCTTGACTCATGGAGCTCGTGCGTTGGCCAAGCATGCTTGTAGGAGTATCAGTAGTTATTGGGGTTCTCTAAATGGAAACG ATTCTAATAAAAATAGGCTTGCAAAGGATGCCATTAACCGCTTAATAGCACATTGTTGTTGGCTGAATGTGCATACTGTCCCACCGCATGGAGTTGTCTTTGAAATAAGGGTTGCCGATGGATATGGTGCCCGCTGGAATGAAGATGGAAGTAAGGTGTGTGGATACCCACTAAGTTCTG tTTATCGGATTTTTAGAGCCTTACATGGAAGATGGTCACTCAAAGGGATGGAAGCACTAGTTATGCTAGCTAGACCACAGCAACTACAGCTTTGTAATTGA